The DNA sequence TTTCCCTGCTGGATGCTCGATGCCTGGTTTGCGAAAGCTGATCCTTGCCCGGCCTGTTGGTTTACACTGGCTTTATTCCAATCACCAATTTGTTGTGTAAACGCCACATTACCGGTATTCCTGCTTTGTGTCTGAAAACTCAGGATATCGGCCAATCCTGAAGTGCGGATTTGCTGAATAATCTCGTGATCTTCTTTGTCCTTGTCCTTCTTTTGGCTAAATACTGAACTTACGCCAAACACTAACAGAAACAATAAAATGATTATCTTCTTCATCGTTATAAAATTTTAATTACCCCGGCCCGAAGGCCGGGGATTAAACCATCACACATTTAAGGATTAAGGGACTAACCTATTCCGGTTTGAAGATGGTGGCAGGTATATTATGGTTGTTGAATAATCCTAGCTAAATTACTATTGCCAGTTTGATTAACAGTTGCATTATTTAAATCTCCAGTTTGTTCAATTCCAACAACATTATAGGATCCTAAAATATTTACATCAGCAATATTTGAATTGCCCAATTGACTGTTTGAAACAACGTTTTCATCACCAGTCAAATCAAAATCTGAGTTGTTTAATGCACCTAATTGACCTTGAGCCACATCATTTTTATTACCAATAAGATCAATGGTAGCTTGATTTTTCCCTCCGCCCCATGTAGGAGTTTCCTGGAATTGATAAGTATTATTATCACTTCCCAAAACATCAATGGTTGCTTTTCCCAGCTCTTGCTTAGAGTATTGTGTCAATGGCAAACTGACAGTTTGTGCACCAGCCCCAAAAGTGAATGCTAAAGTCAGTGGATTTTGTAATACTGCTAATGGATTATTTATTGTTGTACTACTTAGATCGAAGGTATTACCGCTTTTAATAGGATTATTGTTATTATCTCCAACCTGCTTAATGCTCTGGACCTGACCCATACCACCAATACTTACCTGATCTGCAATATTGTAATTTCCTCCTTGGTAAACAGTCATTCCCTGAACTCCAAAGTTACCATAAGTTTTAATGGTTTTTTGAGTTGCCCAATTGTTACCGCCAATTTGATCTATATCTAGCCCCATTTTGGTATAACTTGTTGTTTCTTCATAATAACTTCCAACATCCTGCTTAGCGGTGTTTACATCACCTACTTGATTAATATCAGTGCCATTACCACTTTGACGTACAGTAGCCTCAGCAGTATTTGTTTGACCAATTTGATGAATATATGAGCCTTGAATCCAATCACCAACATATGCAGGGGCATGATTATTGGTGACAGCCGCGCCTGAAGACCCCTGCTGTATTGTAGCATTATTTCCCGAACCATCTTGGTTAACTGAACCAATATTGCTACCAAATTGATTAACTGTTGCATTATTCTGAGCGAATACCATGCATGCCATAAAGGCAAAACCTAAAAATAAACTTACTTTTTTCATGATTTTTGGTTTTTTTAATTAATAATAGATTGAAAAAAATTAATTTGATATTTAATGATTAATGATTTTTTGAAAAACCCCTTTTTCAGAAATCGCAATAACCTCCTTTCTTTATTTTTTATGGTTGATGACTGGATTGTGAAATATTAACGCTGTTGTTATTTCCGTTTTGAGAAACAACTACTTTGTCATTTTTATTTTCCTGACTTATTGCAACGGTGTTGCCCTGCCCGTTAATTTCAATGGAGTTGCTGCCTATTGATTGATTAGCAATAGACTCGGTTGTTTGTACAGTTAGTGAATCAGTTTTAATCGTAACCAAATCTTGCTTGCCATTGATATTGATGGAGTAATTGGTGATCGTGTCAGCCTCTACATTGTTTCCAACTGAACAAACTGAAGTTTTTGCTTTTAAAATCTCTTTGTGTTTAGAGATTTTAAACGCGGAAGATATACATGTGATACTTATTAAAAAGACAAATACAATACTTTTAATTAATATATTTTTCATATTTTATACTTAAGAAAAAAACAAAGCAATGCCACCGCAAACTACTATTATAGTGTACTTTATAAAATTTCAATCAATTAACATAGATTGCAAGTAGGAAAATTTTGTAGTCCCTTTAACTTAAATAATTCTTAATCGCACTATCAAAGTTCGCTCATAAAAACTGGCGAGGCAATACGTGAATTCACGCAAAAGAAAATCGAATAAAAAATGGGTGATTTCACCTATTGACTTTAATGAAGATTAGGAACCTAGCGGAAGACAGCACCAAATCAAAATTATTTGAAATAAAAAATTGAAGCTGTTGTTTTTGAACAAAAAAATACCGTTAAAAGATTTGAACTTTTAACGGTTATTTAGGTAGTTGAAAATTATTTGATAGAAAATCAAACACTAATCATCATTTTAAGTAATTAAACCAATATAATGTCGTGTTTTAAGTTCACTCACCCCGAGCCCTCCTTGCGGAGTGCTTTTCCCCTCTCTACGCGTAGAAAGTGGAAAAGCATCGAAGACTTCGACGTGAGCTCAGTCGAACGATGCGATGGGGTGAGTCAAGATTTTGACCAATAAGATATACGACATTATTTCATTCCTCTAACTTAAATTTCGATTAAATTATTACGAAGTGCAAAGACAATTACTTCAATCATATTTTTGGAGTTGGTCTTTTCCATGAGATTTGCACGATGCTTTTCAACCGTGCGATCAGAAATCGACAATTTATCGGCGATTTGTTTCATCGGCAGTCCTTCCATCGAAAGGCAAAGTACTTCGATCTCGCGTTTAGAAAAGAAGCCATGTCCCCGACACTCCACTTTAACATCTGGGTGAGCTAATACTTGAGTCAGATTTCTTTCAAAAGATTCATTCACCACCATTTTTTCTTTCTTTAGTTTTCCAAAAACGCCAGATAAAAACCCATCATTTTCATCGCTGTTATCTTGAATTGGGGTAAAAAGACCTAGCATCAGGGAGTAGCTGGAAAACCTTTCGTATACAGAAATGTGAAGACAAGCTTCAAGCAATCCTTTTTCCTTAGTTTTCAGAAATACATTTTCCGTGAACGAATCGAGTATTCCCTTTGAGCACTGATTAATCTTTTCTTCAATTTTAAGATACGAAACCGTATCTATAAAATCTTCTATTGTCTTGTATTTCAATTGATCCGAATTCAGACCCAACATTTCAATCAAAGCAGGATTAACATTTATAATGGCATTTCCATCAAAAAGAAAAATTCCGTTTGGTGATATTCTAAATACAGTATTAAACTCACGTTTACCAATTTCTTTCAATTTTAGGTATTTTCTTAATCTCTTTTCAATGGTAATAATAAGCTCCTCACTTTTAAACGGTTTTACAAAATAATCATCCGCACCCAAAATCATTCCACGTCGAATGTCATTCAAATCAGAATTGCTCGTAATAAAAATGAAAGGAACCTGATCAAGTAATGAACTTTCTTTTAAAACATTATATACCTGATAACCATCGATTGGATTCATAATAATATCACACAAAATCAAGTCTGGATTGTATTCAAATGCTTTCTGAATACCCATTGCTCCATTTTTAGCCAGGCAAACATCGTAATTTTGTGATGTAAGTATATCGTGAATTATTTTTGATTGAATCGGGTCATCATCGATGACCAATATTTTATTTTTAAATTTCATTGGAAAGTACTATTTTGATATTTGAGCCCGACCAAATGCACCAAACCATTTGATTCTTTATTGGGTACGATAGTTCAAACTCATTCATTCAGGGTAGTTTTTTTCTGATTCTTAAAGTTAAAACAATCAAATGGATAATCAATAAATTTATGCTGAATAATATTTTTTTATCTGGCGCTGAATTTATTTGGCTATGAACATTTATAAATAGATATTAAAACGGACAAGCCAATTTTGATCTATTTAATCCATCTGCCTATCAATCCTTTTGTATTATGTGAATAATAACTTCTAAAAAAGATTATCCATTTTCATTTGAATTGATTTTCAGGATCAAAGTCAAAAGAAAATATACTTAAAAACCAAATATTCAACATTTTAAGCAATCAACCAATCTTTCCATATGCTAAATTAAATGTTAATAAAACTAAAAGATAGCTGATAGGAAGACAAATACTACAATAAATTTTAGACAATCAGTGTTTTGTCGATGGTACCAATTTTATAGTTTTTTCACAATTTTTTAACTAGACATGAGAGCAATGAGAGAGAGAAAAAATCCAAAAATTAGAAAAAACAAGGTTTATTTCAGAATTTTCGGTACAGCTTTAAGTATTGTTTTAATAGCTGTTTTTATTAATGGATGTACGAATGAAGTACTAAAGGATGAGACTGTTGCTGATCCAAATCTAAATGTATCAATAGCAGAAACATTTCCAGCCAATCAGGCTGATACGGTTGTTATTAATCCGGTTATTGCAGTTACCTTTAAAAGTGCTGCAAGTACCTCAGATGTATCAGCATCTACTTTAATTTTAAAAGAAGGAACCATTCCGGTTACAGGAACTGTAACGACATCAGGGAAAACGATTAATTTCACGCCCTCAACAGATCTGAAACCAGAAACCGACTACACTGCAACGATCAAATCTCCAAAGTCCTCCAACCATGATTCTGGAGAACATTCATGGTCATTTAGAACGGGTAAGCACCGGCAAAACAATTCACTTTCAGTCGTTTCGGTAACCCCTCTTAAAAGTGCAATTGAAGTAGCTACAAATGTCAAGCCTACTGTTACATTTAACCAGGAAATGACATCATCGATGACTAAATTAGTAACTATTAGCCTATGGCAAGGAACAACCGCTGTGATTGGTACATTAACTTTTTCAGGAAAAACAGCAACATTTAGTCCAACGAATGCTTTATCAGCAAAGTTGGTATATACCGGTAAAGTTGTTTTCGGAACGAAAAGTAGCAGTGATGATGATGATGAAGATGATGATAATAATAAATCGGCAAGCACTTATACATGGAGCTTCACAACAGTTGGAAGTGGTCCTGATGTAACTCTGCCAACAGTTCTATCAGTTGTTCCCACAAATAATGCTTCAGCAATTGCATTAAACAGCAAGATTACAGTAACTTTCAGTGAAGCGATGAATTCAACTACGATTAATACAACCAGCTTCACATTGAAACAGGGTTCAACAAATGTTGCTGGAACTGTAGCTTATTCAGGAACATCTGCTTCATTCACACCGTCGAGTGCACTGGCAGCTAATACTATTTATACCGGAACGATTACAACCGGTGCGAAAGATGCCGCTGGAAATGCAATAGCAAGCAATTATACCTGGAGTTTTACTACAGCCCCGACAGCTCCGGTTGATGTAACTCCACCAACGGTGATTTCAGTTCTCCCGACTAATAATGCTACAAACGTGGGTGCAAACACTCACCCAACAGTAACTTTCAGTGAAGCGATGAATACAACTACTATTAATACAACCAGCTTCACATTGAAACAGGGTTCAACAAATGTTGCTGGAACTGTAGCTTATTCAGGAACATCTGCCTCATTCACTCCGTCGAGTGCACTGGCAGCTAATACTGTTTATACCGGAACGATTACAACTGGAGCGAAAGATGCCGCTGGAAATGCAATTGCAAGCAATTACACATGGAGTTTTACTACAGCCCCGACAGCTCCGGTAATTTCATTTGCAACTGAGGTTTTGCCGATTCTACAAAGTAAATGTATGCCTTGTCACGGTGCAACCAGTCCAACTGCAGGTATAAGCATAACAAATTATACTACAGTCTCAAAATTAAGTAATAGTCAGATTGATAACTCATCGATGTACCCCAAAATGGGTGTAACCGCTGCTGAACAAGCAACTATCAAGGCATGGATCGCTGCCGGAAGACTTAATAATTAATTTCTGGATTGTCAATCATCAAACTTATTAAAAGCGTATCAATTTTAAGTATGATATTGAAAACTTTAGAAAGGCAACCCTTTAATGGGTTGCCTTTTCTTGCTACATGCAGAATTAACTAAATTTACGGATCTGATTTCTAAGCCTCAGTCCAAATAAAATAGCAGCCGTTGAAAGTCCAAATATAAAACCGATCCAGACTCCCGAATAGCCGAAATTGAATACAAAAGCTAACAGATAACTAATAGGCAGACTCACCACAATGTAGGAGAAAAAGGCCATAAACATAGGAATCCTGACATCGGCAATTCCACGAAGGGCTCCGAGCAAAACAACCTGAATTCCGTCAAAAATCTGAAAGAAAGCACCAACAATAAGCAATCCGGCGGCAACTTTTATAACAGCAGGATCGGATGTAAACAATAAGGGCACTTGATTCCGGAGAAGTACAAAAAGAATTCCCATCAATGACATGAATACAATAACCATATGCAACGATGCGAAAACAGCATGCTTAACTTCTTTCAGATCGTGTTCTCCAAATGCATGGCTCACGCGTATCGTCGTGCCCGAAGCCAGCCCAAAAGAGATCATATAGGTCATTGCTGCCATGCTGATGGCGACCTGGTGCCCAGCAAGTGATTCTTTCGATATCCAGCCTAACATGATTGCCCCAAGGCTGAATGCCAGAATTTCAATAACCATTTGCAACCCGATTGGCAGACCGATTGAAATGATTCTTCTGATCTTTAGTTTCTCGAATCCTGAATGTAGAGCATCTGTCAGATAACCTTTAAAATCTTTCTGCTTTAAAATTATCAATACAAACACAATGGGCATAATAATTCTGGAAATGAGTGTAGCATAACCGGCACCATTAAGTCCCAAGGCCGGAAACCCCATTTCCCCATAAATAAGAACATAGTTTAATCCGATATTGAGTAGGTTGGCTCCAATTGTAATTACCATTGCGATTTTAGTATTTCCAATTCCTTCGAAGAACTGTTTAACTGAAAAGAAGAGCATCAACGGTACTAAGGAAGAAACCTGAATCAAATAATATGGAATTGCCTTTTGAACAACTTCATCACTTTGTCCCATCCGGTTCATAAACAAAACAAGCACCGACATAAATATGCTCAAAACGATGGAGGCCGCAAAGTAAACCAATACACCATTTTTAAACCAACTAGCTGTATTCCTTTTATTTCGGGCACTAAAAGATTGACCCACCAAAGGGGTAAGCCCGAGGGTTAAACCAAGGCCAAACAACATTCCTATATGAAAAATATTAATGGCAAATGAGGCCGCTGCCAGCTCTGTAGTGCCAACATGCCCAACCATCATATTATCAGCCAAATTAACAGTGACCTGCCCAAGTTGCGAAAAGATAACAGGGATTGCCAAAGTCAGATTTTTCCTGTAAACAGGAATATAGTCGGAGAACTTCACTATTTTAATTTCAAAAATTCAGGACAAAGAAAAGGAATTATAAAGAAAACCAGTAGCTAAATTTAAGCATGAATACATTTTCAGCTTTTACATTCATGATATTTCCAAAACTCTTCCAAATCGACTGATTCAATTGATCGGAATAACTGGAACGGGTATTTGTCCAAACTAAATATAAGGTCGATCCTGGTCTGAATTCCCAACGTCCTACCAAATTTGACCGGAACTCCTGAAAGTTAAAATCGGGATTTGCAATGTTATAAGTAGTAACATTGTTTCTATTTAAAGTATAGCGATTGTTTATCAAGGCAGAATTATCCAGACTGACGTAACGCTTTTCCAATGATTGATTAGATGCGTCAGCAACTTCCCTGAAATTTGTATAGGTTCCGGTTGAAGCATACGGATTTCCGTAGTATTGAATAGATATTTCAGGCGATATATAATATTCAAAACGAAGTGTTGAAGAAAGTGTATTACGATCGATTGTACCGACGAGATAGTGCGAATTTCCGATCACATCGATTGCTTGTCTCACAAACTGATGATGATCAATGGAGTGATCTAGTATAGTTCGAGATGTAATATTGAACCGATCATTGATCTGCCATTTAAAAAAGAGTGTAAAATAAGAAGTACTCGAAATTTTATCGGAGAAGAATTTGAATCTTGGACCCAATCCGGTCCAGAATTTTTTTACCGAGTTTGTTTGTATAAAAAGTTCGATGTCATTATAACCATCTTTGTACAAATTTGGTCCACCGCGTAACTCTCGTGTATCATAAATATTGTAGTACCTTTTTAGGTTCAGATGTGCACTCCAAAGGTTATTTAGCTGAAGGTAACCATGTAATTTTAAACGATCAAGGGTATTTTCGAAACCATAACTCCAATCGTGCTCCTGCTCAAATTCAACGAAGTAACTCCTCACAATTCCCTTTGGTTTACTAACAGTATATTTCAGATTAACCAGTTCGTTTACCATATCGGACTGATACAAATATCCCACATCGTTGAAATCAACACCGGGAGAACGCCAGTTCAAAGAACCAGTTGCCCTGAATTTTCCACTTCGTTTTCCACCACTTAGTAAACCGCCCCATCCCGAAAGACTTGTTCTATCCGGATTATACTCCAGATAGTCGGCATCAACTCGTTGGAAATAATGCACTGGCGAAAGTTGCAAATTCGAAATTGCCTGTTTATCGCCTTGTATATCACTAAAAAACCCCTTAAAATCTACAAAATATTTACGTTTCTTCCAGTTATGCTGAAAGTCGATTCCTCCGGCTAAAGCTGATTTGGAAAGAAAGTTTAGGTGATCATCGTCAATATTCCTGTATGTTGAAGTTACCATACCACCTAATACGGTATTTCCTTTATTAAAATCTTGTTTTATTCGACCAACCATAAAATTAGTAAATGGCTCAACTGCCATTTTCGATTTTGAATCACCAGTGTAGATGGTAGCATTCTCTTTTGCTGTAATACTTTGTACCACGCCTACAGATAAACCGCTCTTGGTTTTTCCGGTCAATTTTAAAGCGCTTAAAATGGGAGTATTATCTGATATTGAGAGGATTTGATTATCTTCCAGATCCGGGTAATAGCTTGGGGCATGGCCAATCCGTCGACTGTAAAACAGCATATCTCCATTCATACTATAATCGAGAATAGTATTTCCTTCCAGAAAAAAAGGCCTTTTTTCTTCATTAAAAACTTCATAATTGGTTAGATTGAGCACTGAGGGATCGGCTTCAACCTGACCAAAATCTGGATTAAACGCGTAATCGAGCGTGAAGCCAGAATTCAGGCCAATTTTTCCATTCAACCCAGCTCCGTAAATCATTTTATTTTTCTGGTCAGTATTTGGACTGAAACGGGTATTCAAATATGGCAGGAACTCATAGTTGGTCTTCGGTTTAACACCTTCAATTCCGCGTAATTCTCCAAAAAGATAAACCATTGCAGGTGCATCAATTGGTATTAACTTCCATTGACTTTCTTCGTTAAAGCGGTCGATCCAACGCCAAATATGCATACCCCATATTTGCTCTTTCCCTGGAGCAAAGTGGATTTGGCTGAATGGAATCTCCAATTCAGAAGTCCAGATCGAATCAGAAACCCTTGCTTTTCCATCCCAAACGGCATCCCAGTTAAAATCCCAGTTGTATGCACCCAAATGAACTAAATCTACTTTTTGCCCCGATGCTGCAACATTAAACTCATAGGCAGTCTGTTTATCATGATACGAATCGAGAGCAATACCAGCAATATCGCCAGCCATTTCATCTCTCCGGCTCAAAATTGGTCGTATTTTCCCCGGACCTTTATCGTAGCACTTAAATCCCACATAAAGGTTATTATTATCGTATAAAATTTTAATTTCAGTGTCTTGAGAGGGTAACTTTCCTTGATTAGGAATCTGTTGTGTAAATCCACCAGCCCAAACACCAGTATTCCAGCAGGCATCATTTAGCTTTCCATCA is a window from the Aquipluma nitroreducens genome containing:
- a CDS encoding curlin repeat-containing protein, with the protein product MKNILIKSIVFVFLISITCISSAFKISKHKEILKAKTSVCSVGNNVEADTITNYSININGKQDLVTIKTDSLTVQTTESIANQSIGSNSIEINGQGNTVAISQENKNDKVVVSQNGNNNSVNISQSSHQP
- a CDS encoding response regulator, with protein sequence MKFKNKILVIDDDPIQSKIIHDILTSQNYDVCLAKNGAMGIQKAFEYNPDLILCDIIMNPIDGYQVYNVLKESSLLDQVPFIFITSNSDLNDIRRGMILGADDYFVKPFKSEELIITIEKRLRKYLKLKEIGKREFNTVFRISPNGIFLFDGNAIINVNPALIEMLGLNSDQLKYKTIEDFIDTVSYLKIEEKINQCSKGILDSFTENVFLKTKEKGLLEACLHISVYERFSSYSLMLGLFTPIQDNSDENDGFLSGVFGKLKKEKMVVNESFERNLTQVLAHPDVKVECRGHGFFSKREIEVLCLSMEGLPMKQIADKLSISDRTVEKHRANLMEKTNSKNMIEVIVFALRNNLIEI
- a CDS encoding Ig-like domain-containing protein; this translates as MRERKNPKIRKNKVYFRIFGTALSIVLIAVFINGCTNEVLKDETVADPNLNVSIAETFPANQADTVVINPVIAVTFKSAASTSDVSASTLILKEGTIPVTGTVTTSGKTINFTPSTDLKPETDYTATIKSPKSSNHDSGEHSWSFRTGKHRQNNSLSVVSVTPLKSAIEVATNVKPTVTFNQEMTSSMTKLVTISLWQGTTAVIGTLTFSGKTATFSPTNALSAKLVYTGKVVFGTKSSSDDDDEDDDNNKSASTYTWSFTTVGSGPDVTLPTVLSVVPTNNASAIALNSKITVTFSEAMNSTTINTTSFTLKQGSTNVAGTVAYSGTSASFTPSSALAANTIYTGTITTGAKDAAGNAIASNYTWSFTTAPTAPVDVTPPTVISVLPTNNATNVGANTHPTVTFSEAMNTTTINTTSFTLKQGSTNVAGTVAYSGTSASFTPSSALAANTVYTGTITTGAKDAAGNAIASNYTWSFTTAPTAPVISFATEVLPILQSKCMPCHGATSPTAGISITNYTTVSKLSNSQIDNSSMYPKMGVTAAEQATIKAWIAAGRLNN
- a CDS encoding MATE family efflux transporter, which codes for MKFSDYIPVYRKNLTLAIPVIFSQLGQVTVNLADNMMVGHVGTTELAAASFAINIFHIGMLFGLGLTLGLTPLVGQSFSARNKRNTASWFKNGVLVYFAASIVLSIFMSVLVLFMNRMGQSDEVVQKAIPYYLIQVSSLVPLMLFFSVKQFFEGIGNTKIAMVITIGANLLNIGLNYVLIYGEMGFPALGLNGAGYATLISRIIMPIVFVLIILKQKDFKGYLTDALHSGFEKLKIRRIISIGLPIGLQMVIEILAFSLGAIMLGWISKESLAGHQVAISMAAMTYMISFGLASGTTIRVSHAFGEHDLKEVKHAVFASLHMVIVFMSLMGILFVLLRNQVPLLFTSDPAVIKVAAGLLIVGAFFQIFDGIQVVLLGALRGIADVRIPMFMAFFSYIVVSLPISYLLAFVFNFGYSGVWIGFIFGLSTAAILFGLRLRNQIRKFS
- a CDS encoding DUF5916 domain-containing protein, whose product is MRLRSVFYSVPFLFFSIIVVAQTPEKYNLSVDSTVNRLAGTKRVYVATRINNRPKIDGKLNDACWNTGVWAGGFTQQIPNQGKLPSQDTEIKILYDNNNLYVGFKCYDKGPGKIRPILSRRDEMAGDIAGIALDSYHDKQTAYEFNVAASGQKVDLVHLGAYNWDFNWDAVWDGKARVSDSIWTSELEIPFSQIHFAPGKEQIWGMHIWRWIDRFNEESQWKLIPIDAPAMVYLFGELRGIEGVKPKTNYEFLPYLNTRFSPNTDQKNKMIYGAGLNGKIGLNSGFTLDYAFNPDFGQVEADPSVLNLTNYEVFNEEKRPFFLEGNTILDYSMNGDMLFYSRRIGHAPSYYPDLEDNQILSISDNTPILSALKLTGKTKSGLSVGVVQSITAKENATIYTGDSKSKMAVEPFTNFMVGRIKQDFNKGNTVLGGMVTSTYRNIDDDHLNFLSKSALAGGIDFQHNWKKRKYFVDFKGFFSDIQGDKQAISNLQLSPVHYFQRVDADYLEYNPDRTSLSGWGGLLSGGKRSGKFRATGSLNWRSPGVDFNDVGYLYQSDMVNELVNLKYTVSKPKGIVRSYFVEFEQEHDWSYGFENTLDRLKLHGYLQLNNLWSAHLNLKRYYNIYDTRELRGGPNLYKDGYNDIELFIQTNSVKKFWTGLGPRFKFFSDKISSTSYFTLFFKWQINDRFNITSRTILDHSIDHHQFVRQAIDVIGNSHYLVGTIDRNTLSSTLRFEYYISPEISIQYYGNPYASTGTYTNFREVADASNQSLEKRYVSLDNSALINNRYTLNRNNVTTYNIANPDFNFQEFRSNLVGRWEFRPGSTLYLVWTNTRSSYSDQLNQSIWKSFGNIMNVKAENVFMLKFSYWFSL